The following coding sequences are from one Schizosaccharomyces osmophilus chromosome 1, complete sequence window:
- the rim2 gene encoding mitochondrial carrier, pyrimidine nucleotide Rim2, whose protein sequence is MSQNSEATSSGRNVSNNNNQNKSKKDEIRRVPSPSSHFIAGGVAGMLGAIATAPLDVVKTRLQSDFYKDRVLKQSGPKHGPRAIYRQFVDTCLILNNVRLQEGARALFRGLGPNLVGTIPARSINFFSYGNGKRIIADHFNDGKESSQVHLVSAAIAGVITSAATNPIWLVKTRLQLDKRSGQTARYKSSLDCIIKTVKVEGIAGLYKGLSASLLGVGESTLQWVVYEKFKHTVALRQHQRRELGYKDTLYDKFLDWSGKLGGAGLAKFIAAAIAYPHEVVRTRLRQSPSTNGVLKYNGLLQCFQLVWKEQGVAGLYGGLTAHLLRVVPNACILFGSYEVIMQFIG, encoded by the exons ATGTCTCAAAATTCAGAGGCAACATCCTCCGGAAGAAACGTCtctaataataataatcaaaataaaagtaaaaaagatgaGATTCGACGCGTTCCTTCGCCATCGTCGCATTTTATTGCTGGAGG AGTTGCAGGGATGCTTGGAGCAATTGCTACAGCTCCTTTAGATGTTGTCAAAACGAGGCTTCAGTCAGACTTCTACAAGGATCGAGTCCTGAAACAATCTGGGCCAAAACATGGACCTCGAGCTATTTACAGGCAATTTGTAGATACTTGCttaattttaaataatGTCCGATTACAAGAGGGTGCACGGGCTTTATTTCGAGGGCTTGGACCCAATTTGGTAGGAACGATTCCAGCTCGATccatcaattttttttcttacgGCAACGGAAAACGGATTATTGCTGATCATTTCAATGATGGCAAGGAATCATCTCAAGTCCATTTAGTTTCTGCTGCCATAGCAGGGGTCATCACCTCTGCTGCTACCAATCCAATATGGCTAGTGAAAACCAGATTACAGTTGGATAAACGAAGCGGACAAACAGCCCGCTATAAATCGTCATTGGATTGTATAATAAAAACGGTTAAAGTGGAAGGAATCGCAGGTCTATATAAAGGTTTATCAGCGAGCTTACTAGGAGTTGGTGAGAGTACGTTGCAGTGGGttgtttacgaaaaatTCAAGCACACTGTTGCTCTTCGACAACATCAAAGACGAGAGCTTGGCTATAAAGATACTTTATATGataaatttttggattGGTCCGGTAAACTGGGAGGTGCGGGACTTGCTAAGTTCATTGCTGCTGCCATTGCTTATCCACATGAAGTTGTTCGTACACGGTTAAGGCAAAGTCCTTCAACAAATGGGGTACTAAAGTACAATGGTTTGTTGCAATGCTTTCAGCTAGTTTGGAAAGAACAGGGTGTTGCAGGCCTATATGGCGGGTTAACAGCTCACTTACTTCGAGTTGTCCCTAATGCCTGTATACTTTTTGGAAGTTATGAGGTTATCATGCAGTTTATTGGCTAA
- a CDS encoding flavonol reductase/cinnamoyl-CoA reductase family protein, translating into MSNQQLVLVTGVTGFIGAHVAVALLNKGYRVRGTVRSMEKAKELVRLNPELKDKIEFVIVKDIVEPNAFQDSVKGCDYVCHVASPFFTDNVTDNKTQLLDPAVKGTLSALEAAVTEPKVKRVVITSSFAAVNNPTADPNTGYSYSEKDWNPLSYEDALQTKNGNFAYSASKKLAEKAARDFVKEKQLHFDISTVNPPYVFGPPIHPMNSMDSLNTSNQVLWKLVNGSKVQPNIQRWQVDVRDIADAHVLALESPKLSNGRMLVTQGPFSTNNISKILREKLPEKKDVISEPSDVPFNEKFFNIDNSFSKSLGLQYYSDEQTYVDTALKLWERAKQFSGTE; encoded by the coding sequence GTCACCGGTGTTACTGGCTTCATTGGAGCCCATGTCGCTGTCGCATTGCTCAATAAGGGTTACCGTGTGCGTGGTACCGTCCGTAGTATGGAGAAGGCAAAGGAGCTTGTCCGTTTGAACCCCGAGCTCAAGGACAAGATCGAATTTGTGATCGTCAAAGACATCGTTGAGCCCAACGCGTTCCAGGATTCTGTCAAGGGTTGTGATTATGTTTGTCATGTTGCTTCCCCTTTCTTCACTGATAACGTTACTGACAATAAAACTCAACTCTTGGACCCCGCCGTGAAAGGCACACTCAGTGCCTTGGAGGCCGCCGTGACCGAACCCAAGGTGAAGCGTGTAGTTATTACTTCTTCCTTCGCTGCTGTCAATAATCCCACCGCTGATCCCAACACCGGCTACTCCTATTCTGAGAAGGACTGGAATCCTCTTAGCTATGAAGATGCTCTCCAGACcaaaaatggaaatttCGCTTACTCTGCTTCCAAAAAGTTAGCTGAAAAGGCAGCTCGTGATTTTGTCaaggaaaagcaattgcACTTCGACATTAGCACTGTCAACCCTCCCTACGTCTTTGGTCCTCCCATTCACCCCATGAACAGTATGGACTCCTTGAATACTTCCAATCAAGTTTTGTGGAAGCTCGTCAATGGCTCTAAAGTGCAACCCAATATACAGCGCTGGCAAGTCGATGTTCGTGACATTGCCGACGCTCACGTTTTGGCTCTTGAAAGCCCCAAGTTGAGCAATGGCCGTATGCTCGTTACTCAAGGTCCATTCTCTACCAACAACATTAGTAAGATTCTTCGCGAAAAACTTCCCGAGAAGAAGGATGTTATTTCCGAGCCTTCTGATGTCccttttaatgaaaagttCTTCAACATAGACAActctttttccaagtccCTCGGTTTGCAATACTACAGCGATGAGCAAACCTACGTCGATACTGCTTTGAAGCTTTGGGAACGTGCCAAGCAATTTAGTGGAACCGAATAA